DNA sequence from the Catharus ustulatus isolate bCatUst1 chromosome 7, bCatUst1.pri.v2, whole genome shotgun sequence genome:
TCCGACGAGGAGTTTTGGGcgggaggaaggagaagagtCTCTTGGGCTGGTCCAGACAAACAGGGCCGAGCGGACATTTCCAGCCAGGTCTGTGCAGTCCATACACACCTCTGCAGGGGCAGCCtctcctctggctgcagggtgAGCTGGCCGCTCCGTCACGCCGAGAGCGCTCCCCGAGTGCCGCGATCCGCGCCTCCGCCGAGCGCTCAGCTCGCAGCCCCGTCCGGCAGCGCCCGCCGGGACACGAactcttcccttttccagacGGGGCTCCTTTTCCAGCCGGGCAGTGTAGACTCCTTCACTAAAAACGAAACTGCGGCGGAAAGAACACACAAACCCGACCTcgaccccaaacctgcagaaGCAGGCAGCGCGGTGGGACACGCCTGCGATTCTGAGCCTCGCAACAGCTCGGGGAGGTTCTCCCTTCCTcgaaaaagtaattaaaaattctACTGCAGCCAGTAACCCTCCACGAAATTCTCTCCGAGTCCCAGTGTACCAGGCAGGTTTGGCCAAAGCCGGGTGCTGCGACGGCTTCGTGTTCCGGCTTTCTATTATTTCCGattgatctttttttccccactcgACGTGTTTTGAAGTTTACGATACCAAATCAAAACTGACACTTTTTGGCACTGCTGTTGctcagagagaagggaaaaaaaaaaaaaaaaaaaaaaaaaaccaaaccaaaaccagaataCCCCCCCAAAGATTTAggcattaaagaaaattatggcTGTTACCGTTCAGCATATTTAAATTCGTTTATACTGGCCTAGagggaagaacagaaaatataattaatattaatattattattattttcaaaaagagaaaCTATAATTCAATTCAAGGCTTGTCAACACTCCCTTACACTGAGAGAAAAACGCTGACTTTCACGGAAAACAATTCCCGAAATTTCACCACTGCTGGaaggacaaaaaaatttaaatatattttcaagtcTTTCCGAAAGTCTTTAGCTGGTTGTAAATTGAGTTTATATTTTCATCACTGTCCGCAGCTAATGTATCAGGATACGTTGTCTTTCAGTTTGGAGACTATTTTCTTATCCTTCACTCTCCTGTTCTGAAACCAAATGGTAACTTGTCTCTCAGACAGGTTTGTGGCTGCAGATATCCTTCGCCTCTTGTCCTTGTTAATGAACTTGTTAATGGCATATTCATTCTCGAGTTCTTTAAGCTGCAGTTTTGTATACGGCACTCGCTTCTTTCTCCCACGCCGGTAGACACACATATCGGGCTGGTTTAGTGCAACGTCCCCTATTGTAAAAGACATTatgtgaaaaatcagaattttattaCAGGCGTTTAAAGCTTAACCGATACTTGTTGGGCACTGGTTTTCATGGGCAAATAAATAATGCCGGGTTGTTTAcagtttattattatttacacTGCCACATTATTTGCACTCTAGTAAAGCACCACCAAAACTTTGATGGACTGTCATCACTTTTCAGGCATGCATCGCTAACCGAGCATGCAGGGCGGCGGGGGCATTGGCTGGGGGGCTGAGAGTGGGTCGTTGCTGGCAGCGCGCACACAGGAATCCCTTTGGTGAGAGTTTCCCGGGTTTGTTTGCATGTGGTTTGTGCCTCTGTGCCCTCACTACTCGCAGTGTCTTAAGTGCTCTGGGCCCTCCGGATCAGTCGTCAGCCggagaggcagaggagagcaAGCCTTCGATCCACCGTCCTGCAAACTTCGAACGCGACTACAAACCCGGCCACCGAGGGGAGCAGCGGGAGAAGGGCCCGAGGCCGCCCCGGCGCTCGCGGGCCGGGGGTCCGGTGCCTGGCGGGGAGGTTCTGGGGTCAGTCCCGCGGGTGTGGAAAGCAGGGGTGAGGATTTTCTCGGGGATAGACGGCCGAGGGGTAgtgagaaaaagagaatatCCACCGCCCCCACCCTGCTCTATGCGTGTCTGTGCAGCGTGTCCAGCTCGGCAGGCCGCCCCTGCAGCCcggggggcgggggaggggaCGGAAAGGCGGAGGAGGCGCGGGGGAGTTCTGCTCAGACCGTTTCTCCCCCTCTCGTACCTGGAAAGGACGATTTCCAGAAGTGTGAGCTCTGTGTCTGATCTTTGGCACAGTAAACCTGACTATTCCAGCCATTAGCCAGAGTCCAAGACTGATAGCCCTCCATTGATATGTATGTTTCGTGTCTCGGTTCCCCAGAGCCAAACGTTGAGACCATGTCTATGTACCCAGGAACGTGCTGGTAGGGGGTTGTATAGCCCTGGTAGAAGGACACTTCCTTTGCCCTGGAGGAGACTTCATTGGCGGGGACACTCGTGCTGGTCAAGCTGGAGACGTCCATGTACTTTTCCACGGGAAAGCCGCCAATGGAGGCATGGGGGGGAGACTTCAGGGCGTTTTGCTGTATCCCAACCCCGTGGGACATCCTGCAGCTATAGTATCCATTGCCAAAGTGATACCCATAGCCcagcgcgggggcggcggccgccgtggTGGAGCCCGGGCAGTCCTTGGTCGGGGGGTCGGGCCTCGCCGCCGCCCCCGAGCGCTCCCCTCCGCCGGCGTAGGCAAAAcccgaggcggcggcggcggcagcggcggcggcggccgctcGGCCCGTGTGCGCCGCCCCGAAAACGGGCGAGGAGAGAAAATTACGGCACTGCCCGGGggctccgccgccgcctccgccgctgccgccgccgccgccgctgctgtcGCCGCGCAGTCCGTCCATCTCCCAGCTCGCTGCTTTGCTCATGGCCTTGCACAtcgcgggcggcggcggcggctcggtTCCCGGCCGGGCATGATGCGGATGGTTATTTGCCTCCAACAGGTTGGATCCTGGCGGTACGTTTATAAAAACGAAGTCCAGGTTGGGAGGGGGGACCGGGGTGGGGGCGGCCGGCCCCAGATTAGTTTGCCTCAGCTCGGGGGGCTGCTCATAGGCTGCCGTCGGAACATGTGACCCTCCCGCTGCCCGCACTGCCCCTTTCGCCTCGCAGCCCCCCGGTCCGCACCGACGGCGCCCCcaccctctgctcccacccccgccccgccgccgaGCTCCCGCCCCGCCACGGCCCCGGCGCTGGAGCGGGGGGAGGCTGGGCGGGCGAGCGGCGGTGATGCCCCTTCGGACCAACCTAGGCCCCCGTTGCCTTCATctcccccttcctcctgcccGCGGCTTCAAAAAGGCCAGCCGAGTACCACTGGACCTTTTGAGGCCGCGGGAAGGGGCCCTTTTTACAGGCACGGACAGGGGTCTCACCGGATCCACAGTGAGACCTTCTCCAGCTCATTGTTGCGTCTGCAAGGGGGGAAAGCCCCAACACAGTCTTTGTATTCCGTCCTCTCCACCTTCCTTCTTCCCGGCGATATATGGTGTAGAAGGGCTTTGTTCTATGCGAAAAGGGGTCCCCTGGCTTCACTGAACTGTCGGTCCCTGGGAGAAAGCTCCTTTACCCCCCACCCCCCTTACCCTCCCCTCGATATTGCTACCGGCCAGGAAAATGCCCGGGTCTGTGCGCAGCGCAGGATGGTAAACCTGGCACTCATTAgatgtggctttttttccccgTGCAGTGTCAGTTCATGCCGTGGTAAGGCAGCCTAGTTAAAACGCAGAGTTTGCTTACGCTGACCGCTGTTCTTGGGATGCCTTCTGAAGACGGTGGCAAATCCTTCGGTCGCCTCTCTCAACTCTCACATTGAGTAGAGATGGAGATGCAGGAGCGCGAAGTACTGGAAGTGGAGAAAGCTCCGAAGACGACTCCCAACTCCAGCCCCAACCGCAACCTCAACCACAAACCCAATCCCTACCCCTCTGGACCGAGTCCAGTCGTTCCGCAGTTATATATTGCACACTTGGCTCTCTCTTGGGCGCGGAGGGCAAAAAGTTGCTGGGAAAAGTGTCAACTTCGcggggaagggcagggaaacTCCGCACCGCTGAAAATTATATATCTGAGGCTGTGTTTACTGTCCCTACGGAG
Encoded proteins:
- the HOXD13 gene encoding homeobox protein Hox-D13; translation: MCKAMSKAASWEMDGLRGDSSGGGGGSGGGGGGAPGQCRNFLSSPVFGAAHTGRAAAAAAAAAAASGFAYAGGGERSGAAARPDPPTKDCPGSTTAAAAPALGYGYHFGNGYYSCRMSHGVGIQQNALKSPPHASIGGFPVEKYMDVSSLTSTSVPANEVSSRAKEVSFYQGYTTPYQHVPGYIDMVSTFGSGEPRHETYISMEGYQSWTLANGWNSQVYCAKDQTQSSHFWKSSFPGDVALNQPDMCVYRRGRKKRVPYTKLQLKELENEYAINKFINKDKRRRISAATNLSERQVTIWFQNRRVKDKKIVSKLKDNVS